In Chiloscyllium punctatum isolate Juve2018m chromosome 38, sChiPun1.3, whole genome shotgun sequence, a single genomic region encodes these proteins:
- the LOC140463596 gene encoding interferon-induced protein with tetratricopeptide repeats 5-like isoform X2: MSNTWKDSWKAKLNQLQCHFTWTPQKENIDLDDMKHRLEDLIQAGVKFQAMSYNHLAFINCLQGNCEEAIQNLKEAERILRERHEDEFEKRILVTYGNYAWVYYHMDRLEEAQSYLDKLETVCKLFPEASRFTAMIPEVYGEKGWSLLRSSRKYYEESKECFKKALEEDPDNTEWIVGYATVLSRLEMFSGTTAHHQPRESVKWFRRVLELDPDDSVSMVLLALKLQELKQKEEACALVERALQKSPDLLYVLRYAAKFMRKEGDLERSLELLKKGLKIAPESAFLHHQVGLCYKTKLMPLIKNPNLTKLPKLSSRQVTELINQCKHHFKKASENRPLTFVIAKLDYAVICSLNKEYLKVEEIFSNLLKFEQMHPDDKQSVYLQAGLFEMHHKRSESNAIAYFLEGLKFKRNSLEWELCHKNLIKIATRQIDRNQTDSKAFGILGRVHQLTGEKRDAIECFEKALQIDCDNEEYISALLELRLSLQAQNDSPN, encoded by the exons ATGAG TAACACTTGGAAGGATTCCTGGAAAGCAAAACTTAACCAGCTTCAATGTCACTTCACATGGACTCCACAAAAAGAAAACATCGACTTGGATGATATGAAGCACAGATTAGAAGATTTAATACAGGCTGGTGTGAAATTTCAAGCCATGTCTTACAACCATCTCGCCTTTATAAACTGTCTGCAAGGAAACTGTGAAGAGGCAATTCAGAATTTAAAGGAAGctgaaaggattctgagggagagACATGAAGATGAATTTGAGAAAAGAATCTTGGTCACCTATGGAAACTATGCCTGGGTTTATTATCACATGGACCGACTGGAGGAGGCTCAGTCCTACCTCGACAAGCTGGAGACAGTCTGTAAACTATTTCCTGAAGCCTCTCGGTTTACAGCAATGATACCTGAGGTTTACGGGGAGAAGGGCTGGTCACTGTTGAGGTCAAGCAGGAAGTATTATGAGGAATCAAAGGAATGTTTTAAAAAGGCTCTGGAGGAAGATCCTGATAACACGGAATGGATTGTCGGCTATGCCACTGTTCTATCTCGTCTGGAAATGTTTTCTGGTACCACAGCGCATCATCAGCCCAGAGAATCAGTGAAGTGGTTTAGACGTGTGCTGGAGCTTGATCCTGATGACTCAGTATCCATGGTGCTGTTGGCTCTCAAACTTCAGGAGCTCAAACAAAAGGAGGAAGCATGCGCGTTAGTGGAACGAGCTTTGCAGAAGTCCCCTGATCTTCTGTATGTGCTTCGATATGCAGCCAAATTTATGAGGAAAGAAGGAGATTTGGAAAGGTCTTTGGAGCTGTTGAAAAAAGGATTGAAAATTGCTCCAGAGTCTGCCTTCTTACATCACCAAGTAGGACTGTGTTACAAAACCAAACTAATGCCACTGATCAAAAACCCAAACCTCACGAAGCTTCCCAAACTTAGTTCACGACAGGTAACCGAATTGATCAATCAGTGCAAGCATCACTTCAAAAAGGCAAGTGAGAATCGCCCTTTAACATTTGTTATTGCAAAGTTGGATTATGCAGTAATATGCTCATTAAATAAAGAATATCTCAAAGTAGAAGAGATCTTCAGCAACCTCCTGAAGTTCGAGCAGATGCACCCTGATGATAAACAATCGGTATACTTACAGGCTGGGTTATTTGAAATGCATCACAAAAGATCAGAATCAAATGCCATTGCTTATTTTCTGGAAGGACTTAAATTCAAACGTAATTCATTGGAATGGGAATTATGTCACAAAAACTTGATCAAGATTGCAACCAGACAAATTGATAGGAATCAAACAGATAGCAAGGCCTTTGGTATCCTTGGACGTGTCCACCAGCTGACTGGGGAGAAGCGTGACGCTATTGAATGCTTTGAAAAGGCCTTACAAATTGATTGTGACAATGAAGAATATATAAGTGCTCTTTTGGAACTCCGGCTTTCCCTTCAGGCTCAAAATGATTCACCAAACTAA
- the LOC140463596 gene encoding interferon-induced protein with tetratricopeptide repeats 5-like isoform X1, with protein MQNLSQCSNTWKDSWKAKLNQLQCHFTWTPQKENIDLDDMKHRLEDLIQAGVKFQAMSYNHLAFINCLQGNCEEAIQNLKEAERILRERHEDEFEKRILVTYGNYAWVYYHMDRLEEAQSYLDKLETVCKLFPEASRFTAMIPEVYGEKGWSLLRSSRKYYEESKECFKKALEEDPDNTEWIVGYATVLSRLEMFSGTTAHHQPRESVKWFRRVLELDPDDSVSMVLLALKLQELKQKEEACALVERALQKSPDLLYVLRYAAKFMRKEGDLERSLELLKKGLKIAPESAFLHHQVGLCYKTKLMPLIKNPNLTKLPKLSSRQVTELINQCKHHFKKASENRPLTFVIAKLDYAVICSLNKEYLKVEEIFSNLLKFEQMHPDDKQSVYLQAGLFEMHHKRSESNAIAYFLEGLKFKRNSLEWELCHKNLIKIATRQIDRNQTDSKAFGILGRVHQLTGEKRDAIECFEKALQIDCDNEEYISALLELRLSLQAQNDSPN; from the exons ATGCAAAATCTGTCTCAGTGCAG TAACACTTGGAAGGATTCCTGGAAAGCAAAACTTAACCAGCTTCAATGTCACTTCACATGGACTCCACAAAAAGAAAACATCGACTTGGATGATATGAAGCACAGATTAGAAGATTTAATACAGGCTGGTGTGAAATTTCAAGCCATGTCTTACAACCATCTCGCCTTTATAAACTGTCTGCAAGGAAACTGTGAAGAGGCAATTCAGAATTTAAAGGAAGctgaaaggattctgagggagagACATGAAGATGAATTTGAGAAAAGAATCTTGGTCACCTATGGAAACTATGCCTGGGTTTATTATCACATGGACCGACTGGAGGAGGCTCAGTCCTACCTCGACAAGCTGGAGACAGTCTGTAAACTATTTCCTGAAGCCTCTCGGTTTACAGCAATGATACCTGAGGTTTACGGGGAGAAGGGCTGGTCACTGTTGAGGTCAAGCAGGAAGTATTATGAGGAATCAAAGGAATGTTTTAAAAAGGCTCTGGAGGAAGATCCTGATAACACGGAATGGATTGTCGGCTATGCCACTGTTCTATCTCGTCTGGAAATGTTTTCTGGTACCACAGCGCATCATCAGCCCAGAGAATCAGTGAAGTGGTTTAGACGTGTGCTGGAGCTTGATCCTGATGACTCAGTATCCATGGTGCTGTTGGCTCTCAAACTTCAGGAGCTCAAACAAAAGGAGGAAGCATGCGCGTTAGTGGAACGAGCTTTGCAGAAGTCCCCTGATCTTCTGTATGTGCTTCGATATGCAGCCAAATTTATGAGGAAAGAAGGAGATTTGGAAAGGTCTTTGGAGCTGTTGAAAAAAGGATTGAAAATTGCTCCAGAGTCTGCCTTCTTACATCACCAAGTAGGACTGTGTTACAAAACCAAACTAATGCCACTGATCAAAAACCCAAACCTCACGAAGCTTCCCAAACTTAGTTCACGACAGGTAACCGAATTGATCAATCAGTGCAAGCATCACTTCAAAAAGGCAAGTGAGAATCGCCCTTTAACATTTGTTATTGCAAAGTTGGATTATGCAGTAATATGCTCATTAAATAAAGAATATCTCAAAGTAGAAGAGATCTTCAGCAACCTCCTGAAGTTCGAGCAGATGCACCCTGATGATAAACAATCGGTATACTTACAGGCTGGGTTATTTGAAATGCATCACAAAAGATCAGAATCAAATGCCATTGCTTATTTTCTGGAAGGACTTAAATTCAAACGTAATTCATTGGAATGGGAATTATGTCACAAAAACTTGATCAAGATTGCAACCAGACAAATTGATAGGAATCAAACAGATAGCAAGGCCTTTGGTATCCTTGGACGTGTCCACCAGCTGACTGGGGAGAAGCGTGACGCTATTGAATGCTTTGAAAAGGCCTTACAAATTGATTGTGACAATGAAGAATATATAAGTGCTCTTTTGGAACTCCGGCTTTCCCTTCAGGCTCAAAATGATTCACCAAACTAA